In Nitrospira sp., one DNA window encodes the following:
- a CDS encoding flagellar basal body-associated FliL family protein: MSDAAEEKAPAAAPAGMPMKMVIIIVAGVLVLALGGAFAMFKMMGGSSAEKPQAEGAGDKTAGHGAPEEKGGEHGAAADASVIADLDPFIVNLADSPEIRYLKVTLKVETDNSNTVEQIKARTPQIRDAILVLLTSLDSATARSPQGKHKLREDITERINGLLPKKSVKSTYFTEFVIQ; the protein is encoded by the coding sequence ATGTCAGATGCAGCAGAAGAAAAGGCGCCCGCAGCGGCACCGGCAGGTATGCCCATGAAGATGGTGATCATCATCGTCGCCGGAGTCCTTGTCCTGGCGTTGGGTGGCGCGTTCGCGATGTTCAAGATGATGGGCGGGTCAAGCGCAGAAAAGCCACAGGCCGAAGGCGCGGGGGACAAGACGGCAGGGCATGGGGCACCGGAAGAGAAGGGCGGGGAACATGGCGCGGCGGCAGATGCCAGCGTCATTGCCGACCTGGACCCCTTCATCGTGAATCTCGCGGATTCACCAGAAATCCGCTACCTCAAGGTGACGCTCAAAGTGGAAACGGACAATTCTAATACGGTCGAGCAGATCAAGGCCCGCACGCCACAGATTCGCGATGCCATCCTCGTTCTCCTGACCAGTCTGGATTCGGCGACGGCCCGTTCCCCCCAAGGAAAACACAAGCTACGGGAGGATATCACGGAGCGCATCAACGGCCTGCTGCCGAAAAAATCGGTCAAATCGACCTACTTCACGGAATTCGTCATCCAGTAG
- a CDS encoding flagellar hook protein FlgE, producing the protein MGILTSMFTAVTGLSSYGNAMGVIGNNIANVGTAGFKSSRATFSDLISSSMGGGAGGSQIGLGVYMNDVQRNFSQGSMTTTGNTFDLAIDGNGFYQVRNASGAKFYTRDGQFKVDNLGQVVDASGALLQGYQADSIGNITSTIGGITLTSSAVPPQSTTTATILGNLDANGTAPTAAFATTDTTSYNFSTGMTFYDSLGNTHQMQLYFRKTAANAWGVYSQIDGGAATAQTNMTFNASGALTAGGTQTITAALTNGATTPQSISVNLASLTQFGAASGVQSQTQNGYSSGTLDRISVDKDGKVMAQFTNGQTRALAQVVLSRFTNPDGLANVGDNHFLETVQSGAALAGAPTINGLGRVLSGTVEQSNVDLGKEFVDMIITQRAFQANSRAITTSDEMLQELVNLKR; encoded by the coding sequence ATGGGCATTTTGACATCGATGTTCACCGCGGTGACCGGATTGAGTTCATACGGGAACGCCATGGGTGTCATCGGCAATAACATCGCCAACGTGGGGACGGCGGGATTTAAATCGAGCCGGGCCACCTTTTCGGATTTGATTTCGTCCAGCATGGGAGGCGGCGCCGGAGGCAGTCAGATCGGGCTCGGCGTATACATGAACGACGTACAGAGAAATTTTTCGCAGGGGTCGATGACCACCACCGGCAATACCTTCGATCTAGCGATCGACGGAAACGGCTTTTACCAGGTGCGAAATGCTTCCGGCGCGAAGTTTTATACAAGAGACGGGCAATTCAAGGTCGACAATTTAGGACAGGTGGTCGATGCGAGCGGCGCACTCTTGCAGGGATACCAGGCCGATTCAATAGGCAATATCACCAGCACGATCGGCGGAATCACGTTGACGTCGAGTGCCGTCCCACCGCAGTCCACCACCACCGCCACCATCCTCGGAAACCTAGACGCAAATGGCACCGCGCCAACGGCGGCATTCGCCACCACCGACACCACGTCGTATAATTTCTCCACGGGGATGACCTTTTATGATTCCCTCGGCAATACACACCAGATGCAGTTATATTTCCGGAAAACCGCCGCAAATGCTTGGGGCGTCTATTCCCAAATCGATGGTGGCGCGGCCACTGCGCAAACCAATATGACGTTTAATGCGAGCGGTGCCCTCACGGCAGGCGGGACACAGACCATCACTGCCGCGCTGACGAATGGCGCCACGACGCCACAGAGCATCTCGGTGAATCTGGCGTCGCTCACGCAATTCGGAGCCGCCTCCGGCGTGCAAAGCCAGACTCAAAACGGCTATTCCTCCGGCACACTCGATCGCATCAGCGTCGATAAGGACGGCAAGGTGATGGCGCAGTTTACAAACGGACAAACCCGCGCCCTGGCGCAAGTGGTCTTGAGCCGCTTTACCAATCCCGATGGATTGGCGAATGTCGGAGACAATCACTTCCTGGAGACCGTCCAGTCCGGCGCCGCATTGGCCGGAGCGCCGACGATCAACGGCCTCGGCCGGGTCCTCTCGGGAACCGTGGAACAGTCCAACGTGGACCTCGGCAAAGAGTTCGTCGACATGATCATCACGCAACGGGCGTTTCAAGCCAATTCTCGGGCGATCACGACCAGCGATGAAATGTTGCAGGAACTCGTGAACCTGAAACGCTAA